The Candidatus Malacoplasma girerdii genome has a segment encoding these proteins:
- the pgi gene encoding glucose-6-phosphate isomerase: MLKFDYKNLDKKIDVHSVIKKYQKDVNKIIKDMNEGRGAGSHMLGWRNIDKLYPPREIKRIKECVNKWKKAGIKDLIIIAIGGSFVGTKAAVNMVNGLYGDPINIYFINNMSSNYMLQIANKLNKSQKKFGIICVSKSGTTLEPAIGFRIFRELLINNIGKDKSREFIICITDGSKGTLYNYAKAKGYTMFSVPDDIGGRFSTLSPVGIVPMAFAGLDIEKILQGAKKALTDLNTSDLYENSAYLYAVLRHYFYKNKNFPMEMILVYEPQLQMLAYQSQQLFAESEGKGHSSLYPVYAVLSTDLHSVGQYLQEGPRNFFETTIMIEKPQYDMKIKIDNNDDGLKYLNNKNLYDLTKKAFEGTVYAHHVDGGINNLIVTLSKADEYHYGYWFIWNSLAAVLSAYLLKHNPFDQPGVENYKKQMFSLLGKK; the protein is encoded by the coding sequence ATGTTAAAGTTTGACTATAAAAATCTTGATAAAAAAATTGATGTACACAGTGTCATTAAGAAATATCAAAAAGATGTGAATAAAATTATCAAGGATATGAATGAAGGACGAGGAGCTGGAAGTCATATGTTAGGATGAAGAAATATTGATAAACTTTATCCTCCTCGTGAAATTAAACGGATTAAAGAATGCGTTAATAAATGAAAAAAGGCTGGAATTAAGGATTTAATAATTATTGCCATTGGTGGAAGTTTTGTTGGTACAAAAGCAGCCGTTAACATGGTAAATGGACTTTACGGAGATCCAATAAATATTTATTTTATTAACAACATGTCTAGCAATTACATGCTACAAATTGCAAATAAATTAAATAAATCACAAAAAAAATTTGGAATTATTTGTGTTAGTAAATCAGGGACAACACTTGAACCAGCCATTGGGTTTAGAATTTTCCGTGAATTATTAATTAATAATATTGGAAAAGATAAATCACGTGAATTTATTATTTGTATCACTGATGGAAGCAAAGGTACTTTATATAACTACGCTAAAGCAAAGGGATATACAATGTTTAGTGTTCCTGATGACATTGGAGGAAGATTTAGCACATTATCTCCGGTTGGAATTGTACCAATGGCTTTTGCTGGACTCGATATTGAAAAAATTCTTCAAGGAGCTAAAAAAGCTTTAACTGATTTAAATACAAGTGATTTATATGAAAATAGTGCATATTTATACGCTGTATTACGTCACTATTTTTATAAAAACAAAAATTTCCCAATGGAAATGATTCTAGTTTATGAACCACAACTACAAATGTTAGCTTATCAAAGCCAACAACTATTTGCTGAATCCGAAGGAAAAGGACATAGTTCACTTTACCCGGTTTATGCTGTATTAAGCACAGATTTACATAGTGTTGGTCAATACTTACAAGAAGGACCACGAAACTTCTTTGAAACAACAATTATGATTGAAAAACCACAATATGATATGAAAATTAAAATTGATAATAACGATGATGGTTTAAAATATTTAAATAACAAAAATCTTTATGATTTAACAAAAAAAGCATTTGAAGGAACTGTGTATGCACACCATGTTGATGGTGGTATTAACAATTTAATTGTTACTCTTTCAAAAGCAGATGAATATCATTATGGATATTGATTTATTTGAAATTCATTAGCAGCAGTGTTAAGTGCATATTTATTAAAGCATAATCCATTTGATCAACCGGGTGTGGAAAACTATAAAAAACAAATGTTTAGTTTGCTAGGTAAAAAATAA
- the ung gene encoding uracil-DNA glycosylase, which yields MIEQLNTDWKEVIENLKKETWFKNLLDQVSLLYKKQVVYPEKENVFRCFNYFNVNETKVVILGQDPYYNPNQANGLAFSLFPGSKITKSLENIFKELESDLGYQRNNVDLTDWAKQGVLLLNTVLTVEAHKPLSHRYLKWNMFTDYIISYINKHVNHVVFVLWGNEAKQKIPMINQNKHTILSSSHPSPLSAHVSFFNSHIFSRINYDLSIHNLKEIIW from the coding sequence ATGATTGAACAATTAAATACCGATTGAAAAGAAGTGATTGAAAACTTAAAAAAAGAAACTTGATTTAAGAATTTACTTGATCAAGTTTCTTTGCTATATAAAAAACAAGTAGTTTATCCTGAAAAAGAAAATGTTTTTCGTTGTTTTAATTACTTTAATGTTAATGAAACAAAGGTTGTTATTCTTGGACAAGATCCATACTACAATCCTAATCAAGCCAACGGATTAGCTTTTAGTCTATTTCCTGGAAGTAAAATCACTAAATCGTTAGAAAATATTTTTAAAGAACTTGAAAGTGATTTAGGTTATCAGCGAAACAATGTGGACTTAACTGATTGAGCTAAGCAGGGAGTGTTATTGCTTAATACAGTATTAACAGTTGAAGCACATAAACCACTTTCACACCGATATTTAAAATGAAATATGTTTACTGATTATATTATCAGTTATATTAATAAACATGTTAATCATGTAGTTTTTGTTTTATGAGGCAATGAAGCAAAACAAAAAATACCAATGATTAATCAAAATAAACACACAATATTATCTTCTTCACACCCTTCACCGCTCAGTGCTCATGTTTCGTTTTTTAATTCACATATTTTTAGCCGAATTAATTACGATTTATCAATTCATAATCTTAAAGAGATTATTTGATAA
- the dnaB gene encoding replicative DNA helicase, whose product MVNNSKLNRNINSEEATEKIQIADDTELRGRLEKIILSSLLINHNLIDVAQSQLNSDDFYFTNNRKIYQAICDLANNGVEVNLESLTNKLESSNIFNNNFTHNDFNTLYRVLTEQSDQPYKFQFALEYVKQIAIHDRTVQLGEEIAKSKFSFTKSHTNNVERLNRFSEIVYSRKNERMNGIEYYVDMMQSTLARVINRDHSKLTGTDTGFKGINKLTDGFHKGDLIILAARPGTGKTALAINFAYNAAKAAQNENEENKDNSSYKPKRVVIFSIEMSGEQLIQRMTSLHTKVDISKLRNGNLTSVEMQIHDEGANYIRSLPISIDDSPGLNINDIQSKLKQLSAIYDITLVVVDYLQLLRGPEKTKRTAGMNRQEEVATISRTLKITAREINTPILALAQLSREIEKRRSSSDGEQAEPLLSDLRESGAIEQDADLVTFLYARTQKPLEIEDDEKQKTKSDVPINAVPITFTIKKHRNGATGDVDLLFFKNLSLFDDE is encoded by the coding sequence ATGGTAAACAATAGCAAATTAAACAGAAATATTAATAGTGAAGAAGCTACTGAAAAAATTCAAATAGCTGATGATACTGAACTTAGAGGACGACTTGAAAAAATTATTCTAAGTAGTTTATTAATTAATCATAATTTAATTGATGTGGCCCAATCCCAATTAAATAGTGATGATTTTTATTTTACCAACAACCGAAAAATTTATCAAGCGATTTGTGATTTAGCAAATAATGGAGTAGAAGTTAATCTTGAATCGTTAACTAATAAACTTGAAAGTTCAAATATTTTTAACAATAATTTTACACATAATGATTTTAATACGCTTTATCGAGTTTTAACTGAACAAAGTGACCAACCATATAAATTTCAATTTGCACTTGAATATGTAAAACAGATTGCTATTCATGATCGTACTGTGCAATTAGGTGAAGAAATAGCAAAGAGTAAATTTTCATTTACTAAAAGTCATACTAATAATGTTGAACGATTAAATCGTTTTAGTGAAATTGTTTATTCACGAAAAAACGAACGAATGAACGGAATTGAATATTATGTTGATATGATGCAATCAACATTAGCTAGGGTCATCAATCGCGATCATTCTAAATTAACTGGGACAGATACTGGATTCAAAGGTATTAACAAATTGACTGATGGTTTTCATAAAGGTGATTTAATTATTTTAGCTGCTCGTCCAGGAACAGGAAAAACAGCGTTAGCGATTAATTTTGCATATAACGCAGCAAAAGCTGCTCAAAATGAAAATGAAGAAAACAAAGACAATTCATCATATAAACCAAAACGTGTTGTTATTTTCTCTATTGAAATGAGTGGTGAGCAATTAATTCAACGAATGACATCATTGCACACAAAAGTTGATATTTCTAAATTACGAAATGGTAACTTAACAAGTGTAGAGATGCAAATTCATGATGAAGGTGCTAACTATATTCGTTCTTTACCAATTTCAATTGATGATTCACCAGGATTAAATATTAATGATATTCAATCAAAACTTAAGCAATTATCTGCCATTTATGATATTACTTTAGTTGTTGTTGATTATTTGCAATTATTACGAGGACCAGAAAAAACTAAGCGGACAGCAGGTATGAATCGTCAAGAAGAAGTAGCAACAATTTCTCGAACGCTTAAAATTACTGCCCGAGAAATTAATACCCCTATTTTAGCACTTGCTCAACTTTCACGTGAAATTGAAAAACGTCGAAGTAGTAGTGATGGTGAACAAGCTGAACCTTTATTAAGTGACTTGCGTGAAAGCGGAGCCATTGAACAAGATGCTGATTTAGTTACTTTCTTATATGCACGCACACAAAAACCATTAGAAATAGAAGATGATGAAAAACAAAAAACAAAATCTGATGTTCCAATCAACGCCGTGCCAATCACTTTCACAATTAAAAAGCATCGAAATGGGGCAACAGGTGATGTTGATCTATTATTTTTTAAAAATTTGTCATTATTTGATGATGAATAG
- the rplI gene encoding 50S ribosomal protein L9: MKVILIADVKKLGKKNDVVTVSDGYYKNFLAKHKLAVAYTEQSQKVLQNDLAEIKAIFKQNEAEAIKLKNQIEALELHYTLKAHHGQAFGSISTKQIITTLKNEHKIEVNKFNFNEDFIPLKLGAYQVQLKLFETVTATLKVIVTEADN; the protein is encoded by the coding sequence ATGAAAGTTATTTTAATTGCAGATGTAAAAAAATTAGGAAAAAAGAATGATGTAGTTACTGTAAGTGATGGTTACTATAAAAACTTTTTAGCTAAACATAAATTAGCAGTGGCTTATACTGAACAATCACAAAAAGTGCTACAAAATGATTTGGCTGAAATTAAAGCAATTTTTAAGCAAAATGAAGCTGAAGCAATTAAATTAAAAAATCAAATTGAAGCACTAGAGCTGCATTACACACTTAAAGCTCACCACGGTCAAGCTTTTGGTAGTATTAGTACTAAACAAATTATTACAACACTTAAAAATGAACACAAAATTGAAGTAAATAAATTCAATTTTAATGAAGATTTTATTCCTTTAAAACTTGGTGCTTACCAAGTACAATTAAAATTATTTGAAACAGTTACTGCAACACTTAAAGTAATTGTAACTGAAGCGGATAACTAA
- the rpsR gene encoding 30S ribosomal protein S18 — translation MSKNRSNNNSPKRRGRKIIIKRDCPLCEQGLLHVDYKDVELLNQFTAHNGRILARRITGLCAKHQRMVSNAIKRARFVALMPFIKE, via the coding sequence ATGTCAAAAAATCGAAGTAACAACAATAGTCCAAAACGTCGTGGAAGAAAAATTATTATTAAACGTGATTGTCCTTTATGTGAACAAGGACTACTACACGTTGATTATAAAGACGTAGAATTATTAAATCAATTTACTGCCCACAATGGGCGAATTCTTGCCCGTAGAATTACAGGGTTATGTGCAAAACACCAACGTATGGTGTCAAATGCTATTAAGCGTGCGCGTTTTGTTGCATTAATGCCATTTATTAAAGAATAA
- the ssb gene encoding single-stranded DNA-binding protein, translated as MNRVFLLGRLTTDPNPGKNPSMSMATFTLAVNNRYGGDKENTDFIPVVCWNNQANFVNRYLKKGDLVLVEGSIRVNRSNNSDNTERRTFVNVSATNIQSINTRSSNTNRTSTPTAHEVNLDKTPIDQLFPENDASINLETSEQKIDDQPSKLTSEDDQSLEWFAKINSDDK; from the coding sequence ATGAACCGTGTTTTTTTATTGGGTCGATTAACAACAGATCCAAACCCTGGTAAAAACCCATCAATGAGTATGGCAACTTTTACTCTTGCTGTAAATAATCGTTACGGCGGAGATAAAGAAAATACTGATTTTATTCCTGTTGTTTGTTGAAATAATCAAGCAAACTTTGTTAACCGTTATTTAAAAAAAGGTGATTTAGTTTTAGTTGAAGGTAGTATTCGTGTTAATCGAAGCAATAATAGCGATAATACTGAACGTCGTACATTCGTTAATGTTAGTGCAACTAACATTCAATCAATTAATACTCGTTCTTCAAACACAAATCGAACGTCAACGCCAACTGCACACGAAGTTAACCTAGACAAAACACCAATTGATCAGTTGTTTCCTGAAAATGATGCATCAATCAATTTAGAAACTAGTGAACAAAAAATTGATGATCAACCAAGTAAACTAACTAGTGAAGACGATCAATCACTAGAATGATTTGCCAAAATCAATTCCGATGATAAATAA
- the rpsF gene encoding 30S ribosomal protein S6 yields the protein MPNYEILMITSGNLSKEENANLVSKMIPLVNHNSDFKMKEWGLKTLAYQINHCDKGWYTQLNFSSNIPSKVAEFNRLAKLDANIIRCLIINLDKDYGAKAINNAKKVKHANKTAKIYKRKMEAIAAEKAKAAEVAEAINTATAMASNNESK from the coding sequence ATGCCAAACTATGAAATTTTAATGATTACATCTGGTAATCTAAGTAAAGAAGAAAACGCTAATCTAGTTAGCAAAATGATTCCTTTAGTAAACCACAACAGTGATTTTAAAATGAAAGAATGAGGTTTAAAAACTTTAGCTTATCAAATCAATCATTGTGATAAAGGATGATATACACAATTAAATTTTTCGAGTAATATTCCAAGTAAAGTTGCTGAATTTAATCGTTTAGCTAAATTAGATGCTAATATCATTCGTTGCTTAATCATTAATCTTGATAAAGATTATGGTGCTAAAGCCATTAACAATGCTAAAAAAGTAAAACATGCTAATAAAACAGCAAAAATTTACAAGCGTAAAATGGAAGCAATTGCAGCTGAAAAAGCTAAAGCTGCTGAAGTTGCTGAAGCTATTAATACAGCAACAGCTATGGCAAGTAACAACGAAAGCAAGTAA
- the upp gene encoding uracil phosphoribosyltransferase — MVHVIDHPLAKVRLSRMRNIETDSRDFRLNLVELSQFMTYPATKDFETVEMKVKTPCGIATGYKLKDNVTLVPILRAGLGMVDGFKSMLPGAAIGFIGLYRNEQTLEAIEYYCKMPENIANSNVIVLDPMLATANSTIKAVNIIKAKYKPKSIRVVNIIAAPEGIKAFTKAHPDVDVFVSQIDEKLNEHGYIVPGLGDAGDRIFGTK; from the coding sequence ATGGTTCACGTTATTGATCATCCTCTAGCTAAAGTGCGATTGTCACGTATGCGAAACATCGAAACTGACTCTCGTGATTTTCGATTAAATCTTGTGGAATTAAGTCAATTCATGACATATCCTGCGACAAAAGATTTTGAAACTGTTGAAATGAAAGTAAAGACCCCATGTGGAATTGCTACAGGTTATAAACTAAAAGATAATGTAACTCTTGTGCCAATTCTTCGGGCTGGACTTGGAATGGTTGATGGATTTAAAAGCATGCTCCCAGGAGCAGCAATTGGATTTATTGGTTTATACCGTAATGAACAAACTTTAGAAGCAATTGAATATTACTGCAAAATGCCAGAAAACATTGCTAATAGTAATGTTATTGTTCTTGATCCAATGCTAGCAACAGCCAATAGTACGATTAAAGCTGTTAATATTATTAAAGCTAAATATAAACCAAAATCAATCCGAGTAGTTAACATTATTGCTGCTCCAGAAGGAATTAAAGCATTTACAAAAGCACATCCTGATGTTGATGTTTTTGTAAGCCAAATTGATGAAAAATTAAACGAACATGGTTACATTGTTCCTGGACTTGGAGACGCTGGTGACCGAATCTTTGGTACAAAATAA
- a CDS encoding ribose/galactose ABC transporter, with the protein MALAGIILDFTLLFGAILLIGGLSGYISERAGIVNIGIDGMMCFGAVMFAVFSSPVLKISTLGTWSMPIALILTMVATMFIGMLHAFSCINLKSNHIISGTAINLAGLAFATFVNNPLAGLLYNHNPRLETGYHQFWYLQDAHIYGGSLFIFILTVVLVVIIWVVMNKTKTGLRYRAVGENPFAVDAQGISVLKYQWNAVLLSSALAGLAGALFLYKIQYFQGNTQGFGYLALAIMIVGAWRVQWISVASWIFAVVTALASSNVLTNMGTPKAIAYSIPYVATIVILVFFSRWVKAPEHDGIPFDRTLR; encoded by the coding sequence ATGGCTTTAGCTGGAATAATTTTAGATTTTACCTTATTATTTGGAGCCATCTTATTAATTGGCGGTTTAAGTGGATATATTAGTGAACGTGCTGGAATTGTTAATATTGGAATTGACGGCATGATGTGTTTTGGCGCAGTTATGTTTGCAGTTTTTAGCTCTCCAGTATTAAAAATTTCAACTCTAGGAACTTGAAGTATGCCTATTGCTTTAATCTTAACAATGGTGGCAACAATGTTCATCGGAATGCTTCATGCATTTAGTTGTATTAACTTAAAATCCAACCACATTATTAGCGGTACAGCAATTAACTTAGCTGGTTTGGCATTTGCAACATTTGTTAATAACCCATTAGCTGGGCTACTATACAATCATAACCCACGATTAGAAACTGGTTACCACCAATTCTGGTATTTACAAGACGCCCACATTTATGGAGGTAGTTTATTTATCTTTATTTTAACAGTTGTTTTAGTGGTAATTATTTGAGTAGTGATGAATAAAACAAAAACTGGATTAAGATATCGAGCTGTTGGAGAAAACCCTTTTGCAGTTGATGCCCAAGGAATTAGTGTTTTAAAATACCAATGAAATGCGGTGCTACTATCAAGTGCATTAGCTGGGCTTGCTGGAGCGCTATTCTTATACAAAATTCAATATTTCCAAGGTAATACTCAAGGATTTGGTTATTTAGCATTAGCGATCATGATTGTTGGTGCGTGACGTGTACAATGAATTTCTGTAGCTAGTTGAATCTTTGCAGTAGTTACTGCTCTTGCATCAAGTAATGTCTTAACAAACATGGGAACACCAAAAGCAATTGCTTACTCAATTCCTTATGTAGCAACAATTGTTATCTTAGTCTTCTTTAGCCGCTGGGTAAAAGCGCCAGAACACGATGGAATTCCATTTGATCGTACTTTAAGATAG
- a CDS encoding ribose/galactose ABC transporter: MNIVKNKKINNANTSNNQIINNKCSFKFSNKEKYWYDRMFYSDKKSSLLRNVVVSVASIIIAIVIALIVASLVYRDFSLMYKVPEKFLLLFFQGNEHKLTLALLSVFFLSAISFIFANKAGLFNIGISGQMMFGAQLGFIGSWIIGNNVPAGLGQFVFIVICMAGGMLIALIISLLKEILNIHEVISSIMINWIVFFLGTMMLTKVAAKYEAIDPSGLNTISLAKNYMLSMDGTAGASAYIPLLIIAGIIFIFAYGLLKYLTYGKKISAVGMNIEASRYSGINVHRERIVAMLISGAVAGILGACVYGGYNSQLSVSIATREIPHWGFDGISIGLIGMNSPLGALPVSFLFAIIENAKGNINVTLGINIAFTNLMFGIIVYGAAIISIFSSVTPYLWLKNIFSGAKAGKNYQNYVHEIQKLVDETSTHLFTFKHVHKLLKEQVKLNKKINRYKRKLPQLNNNRISSWEELNEFYFDLFDKFANKKGGILGKNRVQCEKFLAEHWVHRYLYEKYIATLYRLKGIEKSLSNVNNNDYIIKFMKIYGISSINKLTYWRNFRLLKKNIYRYYKLMRLNLRFEYWRQNLLSRENKHETKRFASKLYNHINKDSKITKQMRNIEKQINKHLYEKVKNNYQFHNNFIVFTKKKWLGWLAFMNNKTITEPRNKIVKDWIDGTLKDKMALKINRENAKVQVYLQKNKYVISEYSPHYCQKFIKQKRLLNWTRISMFKEINHKIRYQYKLIQIQAQIDLVNKLCRNFTSVVASKITTRKERS; encoded by the coding sequence ATGAATATTGTTAAAAATAAAAAAATAAATAATGCAAACACATCAAATAATCAAATAATTAACAACAAGTGCTCCTTTAAGTTTAGTAATAAAGAAAAATATTGATATGATCGTATGTTTTATTCAGACAAAAAGTCATCATTATTACGAAACGTTGTTGTTTCGGTTGCTTCGATTATTATTGCGATTGTTATTGCGTTAATTGTAGCAAGTCTTGTTTATCGTGACTTTAGTTTAATGTACAAAGTTCCTGAAAAGTTTTTACTACTATTCTTTCAAGGCAATGAACACAAATTAACATTAGCTTTATTATCGGTTTTCTTCTTATCAGCAATTTCGTTTATTTTTGCCAATAAAGCTGGATTATTCAATATTGGTATTAGTGGCCAAATGATGTTTGGTGCCCAACTGGGATTTATTGGTAGTTGAATTATTGGTAATAATGTTCCAGCTGGTTTAGGTCAATTTGTTTTCATTGTTATTTGTATGGCTGGTGGAATGTTGATCGCTTTAATCATTAGCTTATTAAAAGAAATACTAAATATCCATGAAGTTATTAGTTCAATTATGATCAATTGAATTGTTTTCTTCCTTGGTACAATGATGTTAACTAAAGTGGCTGCTAAATATGAAGCAATTGATCCGAGTGGATTAAATACAATTTCTTTAGCAAAAAATTACATGTTGTCAATGGACGGAACAGCTGGAGCAAGTGCTTATATTCCGTTACTAATTATTGCTGGAATTATCTTTATTTTTGCTTATGGATTATTGAAATATTTAACTTATGGAAAGAAAATTTCTGCAGTTGGTATGAATATTGAAGCAAGTCGATATAGTGGAATCAATGTTCACCGTGAACGAATTGTAGCAATGTTAATTTCAGGCGCAGTTGCCGGAATCCTTGGTGCATGTGTTTATGGTGGGTATAACAGTCAATTAAGCGTTTCAATTGCTACAAGAGAAATCCCACATTGAGGATTTGATGGAATTTCAATTGGTTTAATTGGAATGAATAGCCCATTAGGTGCTTTACCTGTATCATTCTTATTTGCTATCATTGAAAATGCTAAAGGCAATATTAATGTAACACTAGGAATTAATATCGCTTTCACTAACTTAATGTTTGGAATTATTGTTTATGGGGCGGCAATCATTAGTATTTTCAGTAGCGTTACTCCATACTTGTGATTAAAAAATATCTTTAGTGGGGCAAAAGCTGGCAAAAATTACCAAAATTATGTTCATGAAATTCAAAAATTAGTGGATGAAACCTCAACTCATTTGTTTACATTTAAGCATGTCCACAAACTGTTAAAAGAACAAGTTAAATTAAATAAAAAAATAAATCGCTATAAAAGAAAACTACCACAATTAAATAATAATCGAATTAGCTCATGAGAAGAATTAAATGAATTCTACTTTGACTTATTTGATAAATTTGCTAATAAAAAAGGGGGAATTCTTGGTAAAAACCGGGTACAATGTGAAAAGTTTTTAGCTGAACATTGAGTTCACCGATATCTATATGAAAAATATATTGCCACTCTATATCGTCTAAAAGGTATTGAAAAATCATTAAGTAACGTAAATAACAATGATTACATAATTAAGTTCATGAAAATTTATGGAATCAGTTCAATTAATAAACTAACATATTGAAGAAACTTTAGATTGTTAAAGAAAAATATCTACCGATACTATAAATTAATGCGCTTAAATTTACGTTTTGAATACTGACGGCAAAACCTATTATCACGTGAAAATAAGCATGAAACTAAGCGATTTGCTAGCAAACTTTACAATCACATTAATAAAGATAGCAAGATTACTAAACAAATGCGTAATATTGAAAAACAAATTAATAAACACTTATACGAAAAAGTGAAAAATAATTATCAATTTCATAACAATTTTATTGTTTTCACTAAGAAAAAATGACTAGGATGGTTAGCATTCATGAACAATAAAACAATAACTGAACCACGCAACAAAATTGTTAAAGATTGAATTGATGGAACTTTAAAAGATAAAATGGCTTTAAAAATTAATCGTGAAAATGCTAAAGTACAAGTTTATCTACAAAAAAACAAGTATGTAATAAGTGAATATTCACCTCATTATTGCCAAAAATTCATTAAACAAAAACGTCTATTAAATTGAACAAGAATTAGTATGTTTAAAGAAATCAATCATAAAATTCGTTACCAATATAAATTGATACAAATTCAAGCTCAAATTGATTTAGTTAATAAATTATGTCGTAATTTTACTAGTGTTGTTGCTAGTAAAATCACGACAAGAAAGGAAAGAAGTTAG